From the Candidatus Binataceae bacterium genome, the window TCGCCGCGCACGCGCCGTGCACCGCGCGCGAGATCAAGAGCCCGGCGAACGAGTCCGCAAAGGCGTAAATCGCGTAGCTCAGCGAGGAACCGAACAGGCCGACCATGATCACCGGACGCCGCCCGATCCGATCGGAGAGCCGCCCGAGCAGCGGCGCACAGATGAACTGCATCGCCGAGTACGCGGCGAGAATCAGGCCGATCGCGCCGGCGCCGACTCCCAGGCGCTCTGCATACATCGGCAGGAAGGGAATCACGATGCCGAAGCCGAGCAGATCCAAGAAGACCGTGATGAACAGGACCAGGCGCGCCGCGCGGCCGGGCGTCGCGGCCGACGCCGCTGGCGGAGAAGCTTGCGGAATTTCCATCGGGTCTGCTCGCCAGGGAGTGCGGATGAGGAAACCGCATGCAGGCGCGGCAGTCAAGCGAGCAACGCCGATGCGCGCGTCAGACCGGGCCCACTTGCGCGGCGGGCGCTCGCTACTGCGTGTCCGCGCGCGCGGCAAAGCGGTAAACGATCTCGCCGGAACGCGCATAGCCGAGCTGTTTGCGGATGAGCCGCTCGAGGTAGCGGTCATCGCCCTGCAGCCGGCGCAGCTTGATCTTCAACGCGGCGTTGGATTCGAGCAACCGTGCGTGAACGACCTCCAGCCGGCCGCGCTCGGCGCGCAGGGCGAGCAGATCGCGCAGGCCCAGTGGGGCGAAGACGACGTCCAAGGCGAGTAGCGCCGCGCAGGCGGCCAGCGTGAGCGACAGCCACTCGCGGCGCACAAACCGGCTTAAGCGTCGCACGGAGGCCATCGTAAAAAGGCTTGCGTCGAACTTCAAGGCCGCTTATGAATGAACGGCATTTTAATCCGGCGAAAGCCGAAGCGCGGCAAAGCTTCTTGCCGTTTTAAAATTTCTTTATAAATGATCGTCGATTCTCTTGATCTCGATCCGATGCATTCTTATAATCCGCTCGCAGGCAGGGGCCGCGAGGAGGCCCGCCGAAGGGTTTGAGGTGCTTGTCCCGCAGCGGCGATCGTGAAGGAGGTGTCTATGCCAGTTAAGAAGAGAAGTTCTGCGACCAAGTCCAAATCGAAGCTCAAGACGAGTATGAAGAAGAAGGCTGGCAAGAAGAAGAAGAAGTAAGGGCCAAAGGCTTTCCCTCCGGATTTTCCGGAGGCTGGCTAAAGATGCCGGGCTTGCTGCTGGGATAAGCCGGGGTGAGTTGGCCCCGTAACCGGAGAGGGCTCCTGAAAAGGGGCCCTCTCTTTTTCTGTCGCTCGTATCACCCGCGGCTTGCCGCAGGCGGCTTCGCGGGCGCAACGTTGATCCGATGAGCACGCGGCTTGGTCGCTTCCCGGCCGAATACGAACGGCCCGAACCGCTGAAGTTCGCCTGGCCCATCGTGCTTGTTCCCGAGCTGTTCACCACCGCAGACCATCTCGCGGTCCTGCGCGGCTATCTAGCAAGCCTCGGATGGGAAGTTTATACGCCCGACCTGCGCGCGGCGTTCGATTGCGCGCCCGCCAGGCGAGGAGGCTTTGAGGGCCTTGCGGCGCGCCTTGAACAGGCGCTCAGCGCACTGGGCCGCGACGTTGTCCTCGTCGGGCACGGTCTGGGCGGGCTGCTCGCGCTCAAGGCCGCGGAGCTCGCGCCGGTGCGCGCCGCGGTTGCGATCGCGCCGATGCTGCCCGGAGTGCGCTCGCGGCTGGTGATGCGCGCGGCGAATTGGCGCGCGCTGTGGCTGGGCCGCGCGTTGGCGCCGCCGCGCGGCGCCGCGCTGTTCCATCTGATGGCCGATGCCGAACCGTTCCAGCGCCAGGCGCTCGTGCGCGCTCTGGTAGCGGA encodes:
- a CDS encoding septum formation initiator family protein → MASVRRLSRFVRREWLSLTLAACAALLALDVVFAPLGLRDLLALRAERGRLEVVHARLLESNAALKIKLRRLQGDDRYLERLIRKQLGYARSGEIVYRFAARADTQ
- a CDS encoding alpha/beta fold hydrolase, with amino-acid sequence MSTRLGRFPAEYERPEPLKFAWPIVLVPELFTTADHLAVLRGYLASLGWEVYTPDLRAAFDCAPARRGGFEGLAARLEQALSALGRDVVLVGHGLGGLLALKAAELAPVRAAVAIAPMLPGVRSRLVMRAANWRALWLGRALAPPRGAALFHLMADAEPFQRQALVRALVADDARAAMDVVRGRVRLEPTPRGVPRLIVTGDSDPFVPLEHATRLAERIGAATAVVPGRGHWLVGGRGLERTMAAAQRFLVRNLGADLLLLYPEEFGSED